Proteins from one Corynebacterium epidermidicanis genomic window:
- a CDS encoding PadR family transcriptional regulator: protein MSIKFALLSLLAEHPQGSAQLQSTFHERTHHTWPLNIGQVYQTIKRLERDQLIKVCGREGKADIFTITDAGTAELDEWWQRPVEKPADDRDDLVIKMALARDRAPLIKAQREATMTKLRELNRTPAEGAAELLRQRHIFQLEGEARWLDYLEALS, encoded by the coding sequence ATGTCCATCAAATTTGCCCTGCTGAGCCTGCTAGCAGAACACCCCCAAGGCTCAGCTCAACTCCAAAGCACCTTTCACGAACGCACTCACCACACGTGGCCGCTCAACATCGGTCAGGTGTATCAAACGATCAAACGGCTAGAACGAGACCAACTCATCAAAGTCTGCGGGCGAGAAGGCAAGGCCGATATTTTCACCATCACGGATGCCGGCACCGCCGAACTTGACGAATGGTGGCAACGGCCCGTCGAAAAGCCGGCGGATGATCGCGACGACTTGGTGATCAAAATGGCCCTCGCCCGAGACCGAGCACCCCTCATCAAAGCTCAGCGCGAGGCCACCATGACCAAACTTCGCGAGCTGAACCGCACCCCCGCAGAAGGCGCCGCCGAATTGCTCCGACAGCGCCACATTTTCCAACTCGAAGGCGAAGCCCGCTGGCTCGACTACCTGGAGGCACTGTCATGA
- a CDS encoding ABC transporter ATP-binding protein: MKLRNISHEYLDGSRKRTVLKNVDVTVEPGELIAIMGPSGAGKTTLLRIAGLLEVPTSGTVLIDDLDCSTLTPNQRADLRRDRLGFVFQNYNLIETLTIAENVALPLEISGIKRATAREQALAELDELGLLPIADQFPPEVSGGEQQRAAIARAFIGTRSVLLADEPTGALDTATSDSVMRLIRNKVDTGASGLFVTHEPRLAAFADRTLRLKDGEIQ; this comes from the coding sequence ATGAAACTACGCAACATCAGCCACGAATATCTGGACGGATCGCGCAAGCGCACCGTCCTGAAAAACGTCGACGTCACTGTCGAACCCGGCGAGCTCATCGCCATTATGGGCCCTTCAGGCGCGGGGAAAACCACTCTCCTGCGCATCGCTGGACTGCTCGAAGTGCCTACCTCCGGCACCGTGCTTATCGACGACCTCGACTGCAGCACCTTAACCCCAAACCAGCGAGCCGACCTGCGTCGCGACCGACTTGGCTTCGTCTTCCAGAACTACAACCTGATTGAAACGCTCACCATCGCCGAAAACGTGGCACTGCCACTAGAGATTTCTGGCATCAAACGTGCGACTGCTCGCGAGCAAGCGCTCGCGGAGCTGGACGAATTGGGGCTGCTGCCCATAGCGGATCAATTCCCTCCGGAAGTCTCCGGTGGCGAACAACAACGTGCCGCCATCGCACGCGCGTTCATCGGGACCCGCAGCGTTTTGCTTGCCGACGAACCCACCGGCGCGCTCGATACCGCAACCTCAGATTCAGTTATGCGTCTGATTCGTAACAAGGTGGACACCGGTGCATCCGGGCTTTTTGTCACCCACGAACCGCGCCTGGCCGCTTTTGCGGATCGCACCCTCCGGCTCAAGGATGGTGAGATTCAATGA
- a CDS encoding MazG nucleotide pyrophosphohydrolase domain-containing protein produces the protein MNKIIDAVEVMSRALEIGEWERSMTHLSLLPFLVEEAAEFADAVRAHHQHATADSERELKNELSDVLLQVLFHAELARRRGAFDIGDVAQAFVDKLQARAPYLFDGTSEIVQVAEQERLWQLGKQRQQ, from the coding sequence GTGAATAAAATTATCGACGCGGTGGAAGTAATGTCGCGCGCCCTCGAAATTGGCGAATGGGAACGCTCCATGACCCACCTCAGCCTCTTGCCATTCCTCGTTGAAGAAGCCGCAGAGTTCGCTGACGCCGTGCGTGCACATCACCAGCACGCCACTGCAGACTCGGAACGCGAGCTCAAAAACGAACTTTCCGACGTCCTACTCCAAGTCCTTTTTCACGCCGAGCTAGCCCGTCGCCGAGGTGCCTTCGACATTGGTGATGTTGCCCAGGCGTTCGTCGATAAGCTGCAAGCACGCGCTCCTTATCTTTTTGACGGCACCTCGGAAATCGTCCAAGTGGCTGAGCAAGAGCGACTGTGGCAGCTTGGCAAACAACGTCAACAGTAG
- a CDS encoding TetR/AcrR family transcriptional regulator → MGRQRMTGEQRREQLISIGRTLFAERGFDGASVEEVAARAEVSKPVVYEHFGGKEGLYSAVVDRDMQALEQTMTQSLAQGTARQRIESAVLALLTFIEENSDGFQILVRDMSQPADPQSGLSPRTYSTLLNDIVGQVSHILAESFRQKGYDPQQAVLYGQALVGMISMTSQWWLDKREPSKEVVATHIVNLCWNGLARLEKNPQLSQGEH, encoded by the coding sequence ATGGGTAGACAGCGAATGACTGGTGAGCAGCGTCGCGAGCAGCTGATCTCGATCGGTCGGACGCTTTTCGCAGAACGTGGGTTCGATGGTGCGAGCGTTGAGGAAGTGGCGGCTCGCGCAGAAGTTTCCAAGCCCGTGGTGTATGAACACTTCGGGGGCAAAGAAGGCTTATATAGTGCCGTGGTCGACCGAGATATGCAGGCGTTGGAACAGACGATGACGCAGTCGCTGGCACAGGGGACCGCTCGGCAGCGTATCGAATCGGCGGTTTTGGCGTTGTTAACTTTTATTGAGGAAAACTCCGACGGCTTCCAGATCTTGGTGCGCGATATGTCGCAACCTGCGGATCCGCAGTCGGGTTTGAGCCCTCGCACGTACTCCACATTGCTCAATGACATCGTCGGGCAGGTTAGCCACATTTTGGCGGAGTCATTTCGGCAAAAGGGCTATGACCCCCAGCAGGCCGTTCTCTATGGTCAGGCGCTGGTCGGGATGATCTCGATGACATCCCAGTGGTGGCTGGATAAGCGGGAGCCCTCTAAAGAAGTCGTCGCTACGCACATCGTTAACCTATGTTGGAACGGGTTGGCCCGCTTGGAAAAGAATCCGCAATTATCGCAAGGAGAACACTGA
- a CDS encoding ABC transporter permease family protein, which yields MTIFLLALPTLIVTSFFSMMHTAFVIEEYPENYYSYALSSTPPRPDFTPAYRGQGEVVANGETVVQYFTALTEDAPPEGTVIIPRDVARALAVAPGDSVTVNGKELTVHDLRYPSNLVGNYADAKDMGPANSHWWATSQPVGPQEFRLSGIYIEEAQKPPPPLWKFVTTFFGDPIGATMALSFFGLILIFTAALTTPLFAIAHRRLRHVSEQLTYIGARTSYITGILLWEGALLGFIGATLGLVLAWPLTEAGMRFIVGEPATFSWQFGLMLAAVTLLSTLLAAQLPLRLSKRAHTRFTAIQLFSGPILVLAGLLLLFEQNIGILLCLPVISLGAFLLGPAIVSILRVMSAKFPPILRLSARDAYRNAGRTSAAIGAITVATLSIGTLATALPYVGFGDKALSTGVIAKANVAVSSPTNFSEVLDSLSGDFGKRVDIYDTNEHDGYSGQTAWYDLGLTSYHIVAEPEIVDYFTVDPSTREAIKQRLRQGETVSTAEMGLEKPGKLSSVPAAELPTGYIASLYPKAPGPLQQLKLHRMSQTSGMEIGAADQSRSVALVSFLMAALGLLFILGVLFLVVALAQLEQRSDQQKLWAIGASRATLRWLSFAQAGMIAVPSIVIGTSLAAFVGNFFFDFLSQPWIDF from the coding sequence GTGACAATTTTCTTGCTCGCTTTGCCGACGCTCATCGTGACCAGTTTCTTCTCGATGATGCACACCGCATTCGTCATCGAGGAATACCCGGAAAACTACTACTCCTACGCGCTGTCCAGCACGCCACCGCGACCCGATTTCACACCCGCCTACCGCGGCCAAGGAGAAGTCGTGGCCAATGGCGAGACGGTGGTCCAGTACTTCACCGCACTCACAGAAGACGCACCGCCAGAAGGCACCGTCATCATCCCACGGGATGTAGCCCGAGCATTAGCGGTAGCTCCTGGCGATTCCGTCACAGTCAATGGCAAAGAACTAACCGTCCACGACCTGCGCTATCCGAGCAACCTGGTTGGCAACTACGCTGACGCCAAGGACATGGGGCCCGCGAATTCGCACTGGTGGGCCACCTCGCAGCCAGTGGGGCCGCAAGAATTCCGATTAAGTGGGATCTACATTGAAGAAGCACAAAAGCCACCACCACCATTGTGGAAATTTGTCACCACCTTTTTCGGCGATCCCATCGGGGCTACGATGGCGCTGTCATTTTTTGGGCTCATTTTGATCTTCACAGCGGCGCTGACCACCCCACTCTTTGCGATCGCACATCGACGGCTCCGTCATGTCTCCGAGCAATTGACCTACATCGGCGCTCGTACCAGCTACATCACTGGGATATTGCTGTGGGAAGGCGCTTTGCTAGGTTTCATAGGCGCCACTCTTGGCCTGGTTCTCGCCTGGCCATTAACTGAGGCCGGCATGCGTTTCATCGTCGGCGAGCCAGCGACCTTCAGCTGGCAATTCGGGCTGATGCTGGCAGCCGTCACCCTGCTGAGCACGCTGCTGGCCGCCCAACTCCCCTTACGCCTCAGCAAGCGCGCCCACACGAGATTTACGGCCATTCAGTTGTTCTCAGGGCCAATCCTGGTATTAGCGGGGCTGTTGCTGCTGTTCGAGCAAAACATCGGGATTCTCCTGTGCTTGCCTGTAATCAGTTTGGGCGCATTCCTGCTGGGGCCGGCAATCGTCTCAATCCTGCGGGTGATGTCTGCGAAATTTCCTCCCATTCTGCGCTTGTCTGCTCGAGATGCCTACCGAAATGCTGGTCGGACGAGCGCTGCCATCGGAGCAATCACGGTTGCGACTCTGAGCATTGGCACCCTTGCGACAGCTCTGCCATACGTAGGTTTCGGAGACAAAGCGCTGTCCACTGGGGTCATCGCGAAAGCCAACGTTGCGGTTAGCTCTCCGACCAACTTCAGCGAGGTGCTGGACAGCCTCTCCGGCGACTTCGGAAAGAGGGTTGACATCTACGACACCAACGAACATGATGGCTACTCTGGCCAAACTGCTTGGTATGACCTCGGATTGACCTCCTACCATATCGTTGCGGAACCGGAGATTGTCGACTATTTCACCGTCGATCCCTCTACTCGGGAGGCGATCAAGCAACGTTTGCGTCAGGGCGAGACGGTCTCGACAGCTGAGATGGGGCTGGAAAAGCCAGGCAAACTGAGCTCAGTGCCCGCCGCGGAGCTACCCACTGGCTACATCGCAAGTCTGTATCCAAAAGCACCAGGGCCCCTCCAGCAACTCAAACTCCACCGGATGAGCCAAACCTCCGGGATGGAGATTGGCGCCGCCGACCAAAGTCGCAGTGTAGCGCTGGTCTCATTCCTCATGGCAGCTCTAGGGCTGCTGTTCATCCTGGGAGTTCTGTTCTTGGTTGTCGCGCTTGCACAACTCGAGCAGCGTTCTGACCAGCAAAAACTATGGGCAATAGGGGCAAGCCGCGCGACGCTACGCTGGTTGAGTTTCGCACAGGCTGGAATGATAGCCGTGCCAAGCATTGTGATTGGGACGTCCTTGGCAGCATTTGTGGGCAATTTCTTCTTCGATTTCCTTTCCCAACCGTGGATTGATTTCTAG
- a CDS encoding amino acid permease, with amino-acid sequence MTEQKSTNNTVSLWTLVSLIIGSTVGAGIFALPQNAASVAAPGAMLIGWAIAGIGMLSIAFVFQVLALRKPHLDSGVYSYVRAGLGDFVGFASAWGYWLGSVIAQVGYATLFFSTLGHYIPFFSTENRWTSGIAVSILTWVIFFMLTRGIQQAALMNVVTTVAKILPILAFIILVAFLGFSWDKFTLDIWGRNGGSGSVMDQIKAFMLFTVWTFIGVEGASVYSKQSRTRRDVGRATVIGFFSVLALLVTVTTLSFGVMTQEELAGLSDNSLAAVLEHVVGPWGGALVSLGLMFSVLGAYVSWQMLCAEPILLMGIDGLLPARFGRVNRAGAPVAAQLVSTIVIQICVVVFFMNEATYSFMVQLATIMYMLPYVFSALYLVLLATRGRGMTHPHAGTRFDDSGPVVSASDNRRHLLIGAVALVYSLWLFYAADPRYLLLGCLLVVPGLIPYVWTRIKSGDRIFNTFEWVVVALVILGSCYAIYGLTSGTLSFA; translated from the coding sequence GTGACTGAACAAAAATCGACCAACAACACCGTGAGCTTGTGGACACTAGTTTCCCTCATTATCGGCTCGACGGTGGGTGCTGGCATCTTCGCTTTGCCACAAAATGCAGCTTCAGTGGCAGCCCCGGGCGCGATGCTCATTGGCTGGGCTATCGCAGGCATCGGCATGCTCTCCATCGCCTTCGTCTTCCAAGTTTTGGCCCTACGTAAGCCGCACCTTGATTCCGGCGTGTATTCCTACGTCCGAGCAGGACTTGGCGACTTCGTGGGATTCGCCTCCGCTTGGGGCTACTGGCTAGGCTCCGTCATCGCTCAGGTGGGCTACGCGACCCTCTTCTTCTCCACGCTCGGACACTACATCCCATTCTTCTCCACCGAAAACCGCTGGACCTCCGGCATCGCAGTGTCGATTCTGACCTGGGTGATTTTCTTCATGCTCACCCGCGGGATCCAACAGGCGGCCCTGATGAACGTGGTCACCACCGTGGCAAAAATCTTGCCGATCCTGGCCTTCATCATCCTGGTGGCCTTCCTTGGCTTTAGCTGGGATAAATTCACCTTGGATATCTGGGGACGCAACGGTGGGTCCGGCTCGGTCATGGATCAAATCAAAGCTTTCATGCTGTTTACCGTGTGGACCTTCATCGGCGTCGAGGGTGCGTCTGTTTACTCCAAGCAATCTCGGACCCGTCGAGACGTCGGTCGTGCTACCGTTATCGGCTTCTTCTCCGTGCTTGCCCTTCTAGTAACCGTCACCACGCTCTCTTTCGGCGTCATGACCCAGGAGGAGCTAGCTGGACTTTCCGACAACTCCCTGGCAGCCGTGTTAGAGCACGTGGTCGGCCCGTGGGGTGGCGCGCTGGTTTCCCTCGGTCTGATGTTCTCCGTGCTAGGCGCCTACGTTTCTTGGCAAATGTTGTGCGCTGAGCCGATCTTGCTCATGGGCATTGATGGGCTGCTTCCCGCCCGGTTTGGCCGCGTCAACCGCGCTGGTGCCCCAGTGGCGGCGCAGCTCGTATCGACGATCGTGATCCAAATCTGCGTTGTGGTGTTCTTCATGAACGAGGCCACCTATTCCTTCATGGTGCAGCTGGCCACCATCATGTACATGCTTCCTTACGTATTCTCCGCGCTCTACCTCGTGCTGCTCGCTACCCGGGGCCGGGGCATGACACACCCGCACGCTGGCACGCGTTTCGACGATTCCGGCCCAGTAGTATCCGCGTCCGATAACCGTCGTCACCTGCTCATCGGCGCCGTCGCCTTGGTGTACTCACTATGGCTGTTCTACGCCGCCGATCCTCGCTACCTGCTGTTAGGCTGCCTGCTCGTGGTGCCCGGCCTCATCCCATATGTGTGGACTCGCATCAAGTCTGGCGATCGCATTTTCAACACTTTTGAATGGGTAGTCGTGGCGTTGGTTATCCTAGGCAGTTGCTATGCCATCTATGGTTTGACCTCGGGGACCTTGAGCTTCGCTTGA
- a CDS encoding DUF4143 domain-containing protein, with protein sequence MTKIAADLQTIAPGINYKTVSRYTGILERLFAVEAIPPWSGSLKNRANLRRSPKYVLADPSLATAVLRATPPALFADLQTAGFIFEATVLHDLAVTVEALGGSLNHFLDSNGNVIDAILTLPDERWATIEVKLGGGAAEAAALKLPRVSQSIDTTKQPAFMAVFTGTGLTRKFENGVITFPLAALAP encoded by the coding sequence TTGACTAAAATCGCGGCTGACCTGCAAACAATTGCCCCTGGCATCAATTACAAGACTGTGTCCCGCTACACCGGGATTCTCGAGCGATTGTTTGCTGTTGAAGCGATCCCCCCATGGTCCGGTTCGCTGAAGAATCGTGCAAACCTACGCCGATCTCCGAAGTATGTGCTAGCTGACCCTTCGCTGGCTACCGCGGTTCTCAGAGCCACGCCACCGGCATTATTCGCAGACCTGCAGACCGCAGGCTTCATTTTTGAAGCAACAGTGCTCCATGACCTGGCTGTTACGGTTGAAGCCCTCGGCGGTAGCCTCAACCATTTCCTTGATTCAAATGGCAACGTAATCGATGCCATTCTTACGCTTCCCGACGAAAGATGGGCCACCATCGAGGTGAAACTCGGCGGCGGGGCCGCCGAGGCAGCTGCGCTGAAGCTGCCTCGGGTATCTCAGTCAATCGATACCACCAAACAACCTGCTTTTATGGCCGTCTTCACTGGTACCGGCTTGACGAGGAAGTTTGAGAACGGCGTCATCACCTTCCCACTGGCAGCTCTCGCACCCTAG
- the mfd gene encoding transcription-repair coupling factor yields the protein MAQTPMLAGLLKVAASDPKLKGLLENVGTQRLHIEAKHQALPWTVATLAHRAPVLVVVATGREAEDLTAELRAILGDAVAWFPSWETLPHERMSPGVDVVGRRAEVLAHLNQLKVVVTAARGFAQPVLKQDYQPLQVTAGQDYDFATLTRELVHRAYSHVDMVAKRGQFATRGGIIDVFPTTADHPVRLEFWGDEVTDIRAFAVADQRAIPDMSYTSVDIFPARALLIDDAVAKRAADLAVAHPGNPALVELLTKVSEKQPAEGMEALIPALTDADMVALPDVMPAGTHTLLVDPEKIRTRVADLEATDQEFLAAGWEAAAMGADGPVAVSGLDLTASSYRSFESLLLSSEITWTFAPEGMLVADAADTLPLDFEAAPAPRGDLKEIDTLMAMLLAHTTAGGRAAFVAPAQGAIKRMVDRFKEKGIPTKVATAGWQPTAGEVTLYQALSHNGLVFPGAQLVVVTETDLTGNRVGDIAGAKRRPAKKRNRVDPLALKTGDLVVHETHGIGRFLKMTERTINTGDGTSRREYLVLEYASSRRGGPADQLYVPMDSLDLLSKYVGGEKPALSKMGGADWKNTKKKARAAVREIAGELVELYAKRQAAPGHAFAPDSPWQAEMEDNFPFVETEDQMLAIEAVKADMEKPVPMDRVVVGDVGYGKTEVAVRAAFKAIQDGKQVAVLVPTTLLAQQHLSTFEQRMEGFPVTIRGLSRFTSASESKETLAGLLDGTVDIVIGTHRLLQTGVHWKNLGLVIVDEEQRFGVEHKEHIKALRTAVDVLTMSATPIPRTLEMSMAGIREMSTILTPPEDRHPVLTYVGAQEDKQVAAAIRRELLRDGQIFYVHNKVSSIEKKAREIRDLVPEARVVVAHGQMSEELLEQTVQGFWDREYDVLVCTTIVETGLDIANANTLIVENAHHMGLSQLHQLRGRVGRSRERGYAYFLYPKGITLTETSYDRLATIAQNNDLGAGMAVAMKDLEMRGAGNVLGAEQSGHIAGVGFDLYVRLVGEAVEAFRAMADGKVLDATDKEPREIRVDLPVDAHIPESYINSERLRLEVYRKLASSTSETDLQLAVEEMEDRYGPIPVEVSRLLAVARLRHIMRAARLTDVAIQGTRIKVHPVELPDSKQVRLRRLYPGSTYRAAAQAIQLSIPKAGNGMGAPQLRDVELLQWVADFIAGMFDVPAVSVSGGDSSKKDRVISVGD from the coding sequence ATGGCGCAGACCCCCATGCTGGCAGGGCTGCTAAAAGTAGCAGCTTCTGACCCGAAGCTGAAGGGGCTATTGGAAAACGTCGGTACGCAGCGCCTGCATATTGAGGCCAAACATCAAGCGTTGCCGTGGACTGTCGCCACGTTGGCGCACCGCGCTCCCGTTCTCGTGGTCGTTGCTACTGGGCGTGAAGCCGAAGACCTCACTGCCGAGCTGCGTGCGATTCTCGGCGACGCCGTCGCTTGGTTTCCGTCCTGGGAGACCCTGCCGCACGAACGGATGAGCCCGGGCGTAGATGTCGTCGGCCGGCGCGCCGAGGTGCTCGCACACCTTAACCAACTCAAAGTTGTAGTCACCGCAGCTCGCGGGTTCGCCCAGCCAGTGCTCAAACAGGACTACCAGCCGCTCCAGGTAACGGCGGGCCAAGACTACGACTTCGCGACACTAACCCGGGAACTCGTCCACCGCGCGTACTCCCACGTAGACATGGTGGCAAAGCGCGGACAATTTGCGACCCGTGGCGGCATCATCGACGTGTTCCCAACCACCGCGGACCATCCGGTGCGACTGGAATTCTGGGGCGATGAAGTCACAGATATTCGTGCCTTCGCGGTCGCCGACCAGCGCGCAATCCCGGACATGAGCTACACATCCGTGGACATCTTTCCAGCCAGGGCGCTGCTTATCGACGACGCCGTCGCCAAGCGCGCAGCCGACCTGGCAGTTGCGCATCCCGGGAATCCAGCCCTCGTCGAGCTGCTGACAAAGGTGTCCGAAAAGCAACCGGCAGAAGGCATGGAAGCCCTTATTCCGGCGCTTACTGATGCGGACATGGTGGCATTGCCGGACGTGATGCCCGCGGGCACGCACACCTTGCTCGTGGACCCGGAAAAGATTCGCACCAGAGTCGCCGACCTGGAAGCAACCGACCAAGAATTCCTCGCGGCCGGTTGGGAAGCCGCTGCCATGGGAGCTGATGGCCCCGTCGCAGTGAGTGGCCTTGACCTAACAGCTAGTTCCTACCGATCATTCGAGTCCCTGCTGCTCTCCAGCGAAATCACTTGGACGTTCGCTCCGGAAGGCATGCTCGTCGCTGATGCAGCAGATACGTTGCCACTTGACTTCGAGGCGGCACCGGCTCCCCGTGGTGATCTCAAAGAGATCGACACGTTGATGGCGATGTTGCTCGCGCACACTACCGCCGGTGGACGCGCAGCGTTTGTTGCTCCTGCGCAGGGTGCCATCAAGCGGATGGTTGACCGCTTCAAAGAGAAGGGCATCCCCACCAAGGTGGCTACCGCAGGGTGGCAGCCTACTGCTGGGGAAGTGACTCTCTACCAGGCGCTTTCACACAACGGCTTGGTTTTCCCTGGCGCACAGCTTGTAGTTGTCACCGAAACTGACCTGACCGGCAACCGCGTGGGCGATATTGCGGGAGCGAAGCGTCGACCAGCCAAGAAGCGAAACCGAGTTGATCCGCTGGCGCTGAAAACCGGCGATCTGGTGGTGCATGAGACGCACGGTATCGGACGATTCCTGAAAATGACCGAGCGGACCATCAACACCGGTGATGGCACGTCGCGTCGGGAATACCTGGTGCTGGAATACGCGTCTTCGCGGCGCGGCGGCCCGGCTGACCAGCTGTATGTCCCCATGGATTCCCTTGACCTGCTGTCAAAGTACGTAGGCGGGGAAAAGCCGGCGCTGTCCAAGATGGGTGGTGCGGACTGGAAGAACACGAAGAAGAAGGCCCGCGCCGCGGTTCGGGAAATTGCGGGCGAGCTGGTTGAGCTCTACGCCAAACGTCAAGCCGCGCCTGGCCACGCATTCGCGCCGGACTCACCGTGGCAGGCCGAGATGGAAGACAACTTTCCGTTCGTGGAAACTGAGGACCAGATGCTTGCCATCGAGGCTGTGAAAGCCGACATGGAAAAGCCGGTGCCGATGGACCGCGTGGTGGTCGGCGACGTTGGCTACGGTAAAACCGAGGTCGCCGTGCGCGCAGCATTTAAAGCGATCCAAGACGGAAAACAGGTGGCGGTGCTCGTGCCGACGACCCTGCTCGCACAGCAGCACTTGTCAACATTTGAGCAGCGTATGGAGGGTTTCCCGGTTACTATCCGTGGCCTTTCCCGCTTTACTTCAGCCTCCGAGTCGAAGGAAACCCTAGCTGGACTCCTCGACGGCACCGTCGACATCGTCATCGGTACCCACCGCCTCCTCCAAACCGGCGTGCACTGGAAGAACCTCGGACTGGTCATCGTGGACGAAGAGCAGCGCTTCGGCGTGGAGCACAAGGAACACATCAAAGCCTTGCGCACCGCCGTCGATGTGCTCACCATGTCTGCCACCCCGATCCCGCGCACCCTGGAGATGTCGATGGCCGGCATCCGCGAAATGTCGACCATTCTGACCCCGCCGGAGGACCGCCACCCCGTGCTCACCTACGTGGGCGCACAGGAAGACAAGCAGGTCGCCGCGGCTATTCGACGCGAGCTGCTTCGCGACGGCCAGATCTTCTATGTCCACAACAAAGTTTCTTCGATTGAAAAGAAGGCCCGCGAGATCCGCGATCTGGTGCCGGAAGCCCGCGTCGTCGTGGCGCACGGCCAGATGTCCGAGGAACTTCTCGAACAAACAGTGCAGGGTTTCTGGGATCGCGAGTATGACGTCCTCGTGTGTACCACCATCGTGGAAACCGGCCTGGACATCGCGAACGCGAACACATTGATCGTCGAAAATGCGCACCATATGGGCCTTTCCCAGCTGCACCAGCTGCGTGGCCGCGTGGGGCGCTCCCGCGAGCGTGGCTACGCCTACTTCCTCTATCCGAAGGGGATCACCCTGACGGAGACGTCGTACGATCGTCTTGCGACCATCGCCCAAAATAATGACCTGGGCGCTGGCATGGCCGTGGCGATGAAAGACCTCGAAATGCGTGGCGCCGGCAACGTGCTGGGCGCTGAGCAGTCCGGCCACATCGCGGGCGTCGGCTTCGATCTCTATGTCCGTCTCGTCGGCGAGGCCGTGGAAGCGTTCCGAGCGATGGCCGACGGCAAAGTCCTCGATGCCACGGATAAAGAGCCCCGCGAAATCCGCGTTGACCTGCCTGTCGACGCCCACATCCCGGAGTCCTACATCAACTCCGAGCGCCTGCGGCTCGAGGTTTACCGCAAATTGGCATCTTCCACTTCCGAGACTGACTTGCAGTTGGCCGTTGAAGAAATGGAAGACCGCTACGGCCCGATCCCGGTCGAAGTATCCCGGCTGCTTGCGGTTGCCCGGCTGCGCCACATCATGCGCGCCGCGCGTCTTACCGATGTCGCGATCCAGGGCACCCGCATCAAGGTTCACCCCGTCGAGCTGCCGGATTCTAAGCAGGTGCGCCTGCGCCGTCTCTACCCAGGCTCGACTTACCGCGCGGCGGCCCAGGCAATTCAGTTGTCGATTCCGAAGGCCGGCAACGGCATGGGAGCACCGCAGCTTCGCGACGTCGAGCTGCTCCAATGGGTAGCCGACTTCATCGCCGGGATGTTTGATGTACCGGCGGTGTCGGTGTCTGGCGGAGATTCATCCAAGAAGGACCGCGTGATTTCAGTAGGGGACTAG
- a CDS encoding maleylpyruvate isomerase family mycothiol-dependent enzyme, with the protein MRWPPTSPHLTEEQWNTQSLCDGWTVKNLVAHMTSTAQMNPLKFFGMFAMNGFNMAKMQAGEVVRLSEGSGAAVLGRFNEVLDSESTPPGPVDSWLGEAIVHAEDIRRPLGIEQDYPIELLTQVLDFYKNSNLLIGTKSRIAGVQLKATDTDWSFGEGPAIEGQMLALLMAATGRREYLNEFTSEGLAIISGR; encoded by the coding sequence GTGCGCTGGCCACCGACCTCGCCACACCTCACCGAAGAACAGTGGAATACGCAGTCGCTTTGCGACGGCTGGACCGTCAAGAATCTCGTCGCCCACATGACCTCAACAGCCCAAATGAACCCACTAAAGTTCTTCGGAATGTTCGCGATGAACGGCTTCAACATGGCAAAGATGCAGGCTGGCGAGGTTGTGCGACTGTCCGAAGGATCCGGCGCTGCGGTTCTCGGCCGTTTCAACGAGGTGTTGGATTCCGAGTCGACGCCGCCGGGGCCGGTCGATTCCTGGCTCGGCGAAGCTATCGTGCATGCTGAGGACATTCGCCGTCCGCTAGGCATCGAGCAGGACTACCCAATCGAACTGTTAACGCAGGTCTTGGACTTTTACAAAAACTCCAACCTGCTCATCGGCACGAAATCGCGCATTGCAGGCGTGCAGCTCAAGGCGACGGACACAGACTGGTCGTTTGGCGAAGGTCCCGCCATCGAAGGCCAAATGTTGGCCCTGCTCATGGCTGCAACTGGTCGCCGGGAGTACCTGAACGAGTTCACCAGCGAAGGTTTGGCAATCATCTCGGGGCGTTAG